A single genomic interval of Romboutsia ilealis harbors:
- a CDS encoding protein phosphatase 2C domain-containing protein, which translates to MKFDIFKNSVIGYKNLIRGSKSQDYIDYKVEDKFIICSVADGHSTTFFKHSLDGARFACKASIDVLSENFDVDIDKLEEKLKNYEIQKQIDSRWRFLVKEHYKKIYPNVFKIEYIKYSTTLLSVLITDKFILYLKLGDGDIVLKSKDGYKCVIDTRNNLTVDSLGRDNEYKHMMYSVEQREEKENISIVLFTDGYSNAFKNKFDLFNSIECTLQKYNKNIFSRFILLNTYIDYLNSISKNITHDDISIVFIV; encoded by the coding sequence ATGAAATTTGATATATTTAAAAATAGTGTAATAGGATACAAAAATTTAATTAGAGGGTCTAAATCTCAAGACTACATTGATTATAAAGTAGAGGATAAATTTATTATATGCTCAGTTGCAGACGGACATAGCACAACATTTTTCAAACATAGTTTAGATGGTGCTAGATTTGCATGTAAAGCATCGATAGATGTTCTTAGTGAAAATTTTGATGTGGACATAGATAAATTAGAAGAAAAGCTAAAGAACTATGAAATTCAAAAACAAATAGATAGTAGATGGAGATTTTTAGTTAAAGAACACTATAAGAAAATTTATCCTAATGTATTTAAAATAGAATATATAAAGTATTCTACAACACTTTTATCAGTTTTAATAACAGATAAGTTTATATTATATTTAAAATTAGGGGATGGAGATATAGTACTTAAAAGCAAAGATGGATATAAGTGTGTAATAGATACTAGAAATAATTTAACAGTTGATTCTTTGGGGCGAGATAATGAGTATAAACATATGATGTATTCGGTAGAACAAAGAGAAGAAAAAGAAAACATTAGTATAGTTTTATTTACTGATGGTTATTCAAATGCGTTTAAAAATAAATTTGATTTATTTAATAGTATAGAATGTACTTTACAGAAATATAATAAAAATATTTTTTCCAGATTCATATTGCTTAATACGTATATTGATTATTTGAACAGTATAAGCAAAAATATAACACATGATGATATAAGTATTGTATTTATTGTATAA
- a CDS encoding LrgB family protein, protein MYNIFDTEIFGLILTILFYNIGIYIQKKTKKPIFNPLLIAILCIILFLSITKIPYESYKLGADRINFFLGPVTIVLAVPLYKQFDLFKKYLLEILIGISCGVVASFISVKLIGYFTNANLDIINSLIPKSITTPMGISLTKTLNGVEAITVVSIILTGILGAIMSSIVFKIGKINHPVAKGIALGTSAHALGTTKALEMGEVEGAMSGLSIGISGIITVILIPIIIKFL, encoded by the coding sequence ATGTATAATATATTTGACACAGAAATTTTTGGGCTAATACTTACAATATTATTCTACAATATAGGAATATATATACAGAAAAAAACTAAGAAGCCTATATTCAATCCATTGCTTATAGCTATTTTATGTATTATATTATTTTTAAGTATAACGAAGATTCCTTATGAAAGTTATAAATTAGGAGCAGATAGAATAAACTTCTTTTTAGGTCCTGTAACAATTGTATTAGCAGTTCCTTTGTACAAGCAGTTTGATTTATTTAAGAAATACTTATTAGAAATATTAATTGGCATAAGTTGTGGAGTAGTAGCATCTTTTATATCAGTAAAATTAATAGGATATTTTACCAATGCTAATTTGGACATAATAAACTCATTAATACCAAAGTCAATAACTACACCTATGGGTATATCTTTGACAAAAACATTAAATGGAGTAGAAGCGATCACAGTAGTATCTATAATATTAACAGGAATACTAGGTGCAATTATGTCTTCTATAGTATTTAAAATAGGAAAAATAAATCATCCTGTTGCAAAAGGAATAGCATTAGGTACTTCAGCTCATGCATTAGGTACTACTAAAGCATTAGAAATGGGTGAAGTTGAAGGTGCAATGAGTGGGCTATCCATAGGGATTTCAGGAATAATTACAGTTATTTTAATACCAATAATAATAAAATTTTTATAA
- the tnpA gene encoding IS200/IS605 family transposase, translated as MDNNSLAHSKWNCKYHIVFAPKYRRQIIYGKIKSDIGVILRKLCDHKGVEIIETNACKDHIHMLVSIPPKLSVSQFMGYLKGKSSLMIFDRHANLKYKYGNRQFWCKGYYVDTVGRNKKAIEEYIKNQIQEDIIHEQMSLKEYIDPFTGEPVNKAKK; from the coding sequence ATGGACAATAATAGTTTAGCACATAGCAAATGGAATTGTAAATATCATATAGTTTTTGCACCAAAGTATAGAAGGCAGATTATTTATGGAAAAATAAAGTCTGATATTGGTGTTATATTAAGAAAACTTTGTGATCATAAAGGTGTTGAGATAATTGAAACAAATGCATGTAAAGATCATATACACATGCTTGTAAGTATACCACCAAAACTTAGTGTATCTCAATTTATGGGTTATCTGAAAGGAAAAAGTTCACTGATGATATTTGATAGACATGCAAATTTAAAGTATAAATATGGAAATAGACAGTTTTGGTGTAAAGGGTATTATGTTGATACAGTTGGAAGAAATAAAAAGGCAATTGAAGAATATATAAAAAATCAAATACAAGAGGATATAATTCATGAACAAATGAGTTTAAAGGAATATATTGACCCGTTTACGGGTGAGCCAGTAAATAAAGCAAAAAAATAA
- a CDS encoding CAP domain-containing protein, with translation MKKTIFIFVAIALAYSYYSKNNTSQEFEAINTKIVSNDTRVNSNINIDNFKNIKIGDNKAKVISNLGEPSRIDYSEYNFKWYVYNEDLNKFAMVGIEDENVVALYSNGIDSNEMDIKLNSNRDSVREKYTPLEYKKKGNTRYVINSNNQYDILDIEKNYVTVFYDIHEDNKVCGYQIISKKAESTLNGIYSQGSGELQESFEAQTKDLVNTERTKNNLDILSYSEKATTSSRKHSEDMMIKNYFDHINKENKSPFNRMEEEGINYKNAGENIAAGQSSAIYAHHAWMNSLGHRKNILGDYKYIGVGVIFGGYYNIYYTQNFYT, from the coding sequence TTGAAGAAGACTATCTTTATATTTGTAGCTATAGCATTAGCATATTCTTATTATTCTAAAAATAATACTTCACAAGAATTTGAGGCTATAAATACTAAAATCGTATCAAATGATACTAGAGTAAATAGTAATATAAATATTGATAATTTTAAAAATATAAAAATCGGTGATAATAAAGCTAAAGTAATATCTAATCTGGGAGAACCGTCGAGAATCGATTATAGTGAGTATAATTTTAAATGGTATGTATATAATGAAGATTTGAATAAATTTGCAATGGTAGGAATAGAGGATGAGAATGTAGTAGCTCTTTATAGTAATGGAATTGATAGTAATGAAATGGATATAAAATTGAACTCAAATAGAGATTCTGTAAGAGAAAAATATACTCCCTTAGAATATAAGAAAAAAGGTAATACTAGATATGTTATAAACTCTAATAATCAATATGATATATTAGATATTGAAAAAAATTATGTAACGGTTTTTTATGATATACATGAAGATAATAAGGTATGTGGTTATCAAATTATAAGTAAAAAAGCAGAATCAACACTAAACGGAATATACTCGCAAGGTAGTGGTGAATTACAAGAAAGCTTTGAAGCTCAAACTAAAGATCTTGTAAATACTGAACGTACAAAAAATAATTTAGATATACTATCTTATAGTGAAAAGGCTACAACTAGTTCAAGAAAGCATAGTGAAGATATGATGATAAAAAATTATTTTGACCATATTAATAAAGAAAATAAAAGTCCATTTAATAGGATGGAAGAAGAAGGCATAAATTACAAAAATGCAGGAGAAAATATTGCGGCAGGACAAAGTAGTGCGATATATGCACATCATGCATGGATGAATTCTTTAGGACATAGAAAAAATATTTTAGGGGACTATAAGTATATAGGAGTTGGTGTTATATTTGGAGGATACTATAATATATACTATACTCAAAATTTTTACACATAG
- a CDS encoding YitT family protein produces the protein MSKVNTAVEDNIFIRYLVIIVGMIIACIGINGFIRPAHLLSGGVPGISTAINYLTGINIGILTFLINIPIFILGFIYLEKSFCVFSLINMILYSILLGLTQNIGDIIPVKDILLQSVFGGILAGIGSGLVFRTKSSLGGTDIIAAILKIKKNIQVKDTTLGINILIVLVSGMLFGIELALYTLIEMFLSASSMNLVKDAMNSQKSVMVISRESESIAKDIMTIVHRGVTFLEAEGAYTKEKKRIIYCIVSSNEIPKIKEIALNYDKKSFISVNDVTEVKGRGFKEKYL, from the coding sequence ATGAGTAAAGTTAATACCGCAGTAGAAGATAATATTTTTATAAGGTATCTTGTAATAATCGTAGGTATGATAATAGCATGTATAGGTATAAATGGATTTATAAGACCGGCACATTTATTAAGTGGAGGGGTTCCAGGTATATCTACAGCTATAAACTATTTAACTGGAATAAATATAGGTATATTAACATTTTTAATAAACATACCAATATTTATATTAGGATTTATATATTTAGAAAAATCATTTTGTGTATTTAGTTTAATCAATATGATATTATATTCCATATTATTAGGTTTAACTCAAAATATAGGTGACATAATACCAGTAAAAGATATATTACTTCAAAGTGTATTTGGGGGAATATTAGCTGGAATTGGATCAGGTCTTGTATTTAGAACTAAATCATCTCTAGGTGGAACAGATATAATAGCCGCAATATTAAAAATTAAGAAAAATATTCAAGTAAAGGACACAACTTTAGGCATAAATATATTAATTGTTTTAGTAAGTGGAATGTTATTTGGTATAGAATTAGCATTATATACTCTTATTGAAATGTTTTTAAGTGCTTCTTCTATGAACCTTGTAAAGGATGCTATGAATTCTCAAAAATCTGTTATGGTTATATCTAGAGAAAGTGAATCTATAGCAAAAGATATAATGACTATTGTTCATAGAGGGGTAACATTCTTAGAAGCAGAAGGTGCATATACAAAAGAGAAAAAAAGAATTATATACTGTATAGTATCATCAAATGAAATACCTAAAATAAAAGAAATAGCTTTAAATTACGATAAAAAATCATTTATATCAGTAAATGATGTTACAGAGGTTAAAGGAAGAGGTTTTAAAGAAAAATATTTATAA
- a CDS encoding MORN repeat-containing protein has translation MNLSKEHFDIYNEYTLNINKIKREVNAIIKRQKLMARRCKKASNEEMMELEINKYEDVENVNKKKIPSKIYEFSNGDIYTGKIIDGKMVGIGKYNFIEGIEYVGEFNDDMKCGLGMCTFKSGNVYIGNFSDDTINGMGQMVYSSKDEYMGHWIDGKKYGEGIYIWRDNSMYIGEFKNNKMDGYGVCYDCHGNVIYEGEWKNNLVHGKGIYIWEEGKRYEGEFLHGKKHGDGTFYLNNELVYEGTWKFDKPCIFDRSLDEIFSIKF, from the coding sequence ATGAACTTATCTAAAGAGCATTTTGATATATATAATGAATATACATTAAATATAAATAAAATAAAGAGAGAAGTTAATGCAATAATTAAAAGGCAAAAACTTATGGCTAGAAGATGTAAGAAAGCATCGAATGAAGAGATGATGGAACTTGAAATTAATAAATATGAAGATGTAGAAAATGTAAATAAAAAGAAAATACCTAGCAAGATTTATGAATTTTCTAATGGAGATATATATACAGGAAAAATAATAGATGGCAAGATGGTAGGAATAGGAAAATATAATTTTATAGAAGGTATAGAGTATGTTGGAGAGTTTAACGATGATATGAAATGTGGATTGGGAATGTGTACATTTAAAAGTGGAAATGTTTATATAGGAAATTTTTCAGATGATACTATAAATGGAATGGGGCAGATGGTATATAGTAGTAAAGATGAATATATGGGACACTGGATAGATGGAAAAAAATATGGAGAAGGAATATATATATGGCGTGATAACAGCATGTATATAGGAGAATTTAAAAATAATAAAATGGATGGATATGGAGTATGTTATGATTGTCATGGAAATGTAATATATGAAGGTGAATGGAAAAATAACTTAGTTCATGGAAAAGGAATATATATATGGGAAGAAGGAAAAAGATACGAAGGTGAATTTTTACATGGTAAAAAGCACGGAGACGGAACTTTCTATTTAAATAATGAATTAGTATATGAAGGAACTTGGAAGTTTGACAAGCCTTGTATATTTGATAGAAGTTTAGATGAAATATTTTCAATAAAATTTTAG
- a CDS encoding outer membrane protein assembly factor BamD, with product MNLKEKFDECIDFIDSKKKSIITVSLSILGCIVLIIIFLVSSDELSVSKESNILAKNIEERKYSIALDNYESWEKEFSQSKMNRLNKSVSKKINKLLLDSGDKYIVGQISKEQYIGLINTVNALENINVDLKKIIEQANRVDEMYQEENVEYDIAISYINTASIINGMANSLDTYKNNIEEINQSRKLYKSALKDQTNKNYYEAITSYDKVLQVDKKYYELANKNKKECIDLMYNYYIDKSKEANKNGNYEEALQYIDYIKEYYMDDETILELEKQYQTNLAMYTLTTDDILNLIAKKSDKKKANLSVNSFQQMVDDEKYYYTEVYEYDTLIDEVLIDAKSKKIYSYKDSNKDYKTNYSDGYFRVISDGSIQFAISEEKAQLILEKKLAEKQNKYKKIISVSNDKIEKYIDNEVDLEEKLKNDGDVYYYKVVNKGLFKKKEVYIINMYTEKLYSIDDDGIKDY from the coding sequence ATGAATCTTAAGGAAAAATTTGACGAGTGTATAGATTTTATAGATTCTAAGAAAAAGAGTATAATAACAGTTTCGCTTTCAATATTGGGATGTATAGTTTTAATTATAATATTTTTAGTAAGTAGTGATGAGTTAAGTGTTTCAAAAGAGTCTAACATTTTGGCTAAAAATATAGAAGAAAGAAAATATTCAATTGCACTTGATAACTATGAAAGCTGGGAAAAAGAATTTTCACAATCTAAAATGAATAGACTTAATAAATCAGTTTCTAAAAAGATAAATAAGTTACTTCTAGATAGTGGAGATAAGTATATAGTAGGACAAATATCAAAAGAACAATATATAGGTCTTATAAATACTGTTAATGCATTGGAAAATATAAATGTAGATTTAAAAAAGATAATAGAACAGGCAAATAGAGTAGATGAAATGTATCAAGAAGAAAATGTAGAATATGATATAGCAATCTCATACATAAATACTGCTTCTATTATAAATGGTATGGCAAATAGTTTAGATACTTACAAAAATAATATAGAAGAAATAAATCAGTCAAGAAAGCTATATAAATCTGCATTAAAAGACCAGACTAATAAAAATTATTATGAAGCTATAACTTCTTATGATAAAGTTTTACAAGTTGATAAAAAATATTATGAATTAGCTAATAAGAATAAAAAAGAATGTATAGATCTTATGTATAATTACTACATAGATAAATCAAAGGAAGCTAATAAAAATGGAAATTATGAAGAAGCACTACAATATATAGATTATATTAAAGAATATTATATGGATGATGAGACTATATTAGAACTAGAAAAACAGTACCAAACTAATTTAGCTATGTATACACTAACTACTGATGATATACTAAATTTAATTGCTAAAAAAAGTGATAAGAAAAAAGCAAACTTATCTGTAAACTCATTTCAACAGATGGTTGATGATGAGAAATATTATTATACAGAAGTATATGAATATGACACTTTAATAGATGAAGTATTAATTGATGCGAAATCTAAAAAAATATATTCTTATAAAGATTCTAATAAGGATTATAAAACAAACTATAGTGATGGATATTTTAGAGTTATATCAGATGGAAGTATTCAATTTGCAATAAGCGAAGAAAAGGCACAGCTTATATTAGAGAAAAAATTAGCCGAAAAACAAAATAAATATAAAAAAATTATAAGTGTATCAAATGATAAAATAGAGAAATATATAGATAATGAAGTTGATTTAGAAGAAAAGTTAAAAAATGATGGAGATGTATACTATTATAAAGTTGTTAATAAAGGACTGTTTAAGAAAAAAGAAGTCTATATTATAAATATGTATACTGAAAAGTTATATTCAATAGATGATGACGGTATAAAAGATTATTAA
- a CDS encoding WG repeat-containing protein translates to MLQQKELFLPILRDGKYGFINKNRDIVIKPKFKYVSERFKDGYCVVTYIKKIRKSVKWIFGYIDKSGYTQIFLHLDSASEFNDGLARIKIDGKYGYIDKSLDIVINPIFENASSFRDELAGVRINKKWGFIDRNGNIAIKPNYTYVNLFSEERSLIEIKNKYGYITKNGEFAIPPKYDVGTDFSQGLAAVRVNDKWGYVDKNGNTVIDFMFDRAKPFCEGLAAISINGKWGYIDKTGYIVIDTIFDYACNFKEGLARFNIGSNSLTRGISNPKGGMWGFLNPSGRIQIIPIFDAISDFEDGYAQVIQGNNSNYIDKQGKLFLDFRN, encoded by the coding sequence ATGCTGCAACAAAAAGAACTGTTTCTTCCTATACTTAGAGACGGTAAATATGGATTTATAAATAAAAATAGAGATATAGTTATAAAGCCTAAGTTTAAATATGTATCAGAGCGATTTAAAGATGGATATTGTGTTGTAACATATATAAAAAAAATACGAAAATCAGTAAAATGGATATTTGGATATATAGACAAAAGCGGATATACACAAATATTTTTACATTTAGATAGTGCATCAGAATTTAATGATGGTTTAGCTAGGATAAAAATAGATGGAAAATATGGATACATAGATAAATCACTAGATATAGTAATAAATCCTATATTTGAAAATGCATCTAGCTTTAGAGATGAGTTAGCTGGGGTTAGAATAAATAAAAAGTGGGGGTTTATTGATAGAAATGGAAATATAGCTATAAAGCCTAATTATACATATGTAAATTTATTTTCTGAGGAACGGTCATTAATTGAAATAAAAAATAAATATGGATATATAACTAAAAATGGTGAATTTGCTATACCGCCTAAATATGATGTAGGTACAGATTTTTCTCAAGGATTAGCTGCTGTTAGAGTAAATGATAAATGGGGCTATGTAGATAAAAATGGAAATACAGTTATAGATTTTATGTTTGATAGAGCAAAACCATTTTGTGAGGGTTTAGCTGCAATTTCTATTAATGGAAAGTGGGGGTATATAGATAAGACGGGATATATTGTTATAGATACTATATTTGATTATGCTTGCAATTTTAAAGAAGGATTAGCTAGATTTAATATAGGATCTAACTCCTTAACGAGAGGAATTAGTAATCCTAAAGGAGGAATGTGGGGATTTTTGAATCCATCTGGAAGAATACAAATAATACCTATATTTGATGCCATATCAGATTTTGAAGATGGGTATGCACAAGTAATTCAAGGTAATAATAGTAATTATATAGACAAACAAGGTAAACTTTTCTTAGACTTTAGAAATTAA
- a CDS encoding VanW family protein, which yields MKNINKKVWIVLGIILAILFIFIGTLAFIINGDKICKNTYVNEINIGELTKDEASEKLKNIYNVEDIEFKYNDKKFIILPKEIDFSYDIDKTVEQAYSFNRKGSFIVNAKKTIDSLRGDKNTFKLSISYNEDKLKSYIESLSKNINISMKNASISIENSNIKIQNEEEGQTLELDKSLNNAITELEKGNISINLVVEEIQPDVKAESLEHIDTILGTYSTKFDSSVAGRSHNVALAAKSTSDVLLLPGERFSYNEYTGARTISNGYKNAPVIVQGVVQEGVGGGVCQVSSTLYNAVLYAGLEIESIKNHSIPSSYVPKGRDATVSYGSIDFIFKNNLKYPVYIKNSVYGNTLTCTIYGSKEEKQKIEILTNTDSVSEAPIKKVDDPTLPKGEEKQLESGRNGYTVSTYRIYKDNNGNELKKEKVYVSYYPKKQGVVAVGTMDTPVVEEPQTPPVAEVPSDEIDSPNDTTVNQEQQTESVVEEQVTTNP from the coding sequence ATGAAAAATATCAATAAAAAAGTATGGATAGTATTAGGTATTATTTTAGCAATTTTATTTATATTTATAGGAACACTAGCTTTTATTATAAATGGAGATAAAATATGCAAAAACACTTATGTAAATGAAATTAATATAGGTGAATTAACAAAGGATGAAGCTAGTGAAAAATTAAAAAATATATATAATGTAGAGGATATTGAGTTTAAATATAATGATAAAAAGTTTATCATTTTACCTAAGGAAATTGATTTTTCTTATGATATAGATAAAACAGTAGAACAGGCATATAGTTTCAATAGAAAAGGGTCATTTATTGTTAATGCAAAAAAAACTATAGATAGTCTTAGAGGAGATAAAAATACTTTTAAATTATCTATTAGCTATAATGAAGATAAACTTAAGTCATATATAGAGAGTTTATCAAAAAATATAAATATTTCTATGAAGAATGCAAGCATAAGTATTGAAAACTCTAATATAAAAATACAAAACGAGGAAGAAGGTCAAACTTTAGAATTAGATAAAAGCTTAAATAATGCCATAACAGAGCTAGAGAAGGGAAATATATCGATAAATTTAGTTGTTGAAGAAATACAACCAGATGTAAAAGCAGAAAGTTTAGAACATATAGATACAATACTTGGAACATATTCTACTAAATTTGACTCATCTGTTGCAGGACGAAGCCATAATGTTGCATTAGCAGCAAAAAGCACTAGTGATGTACTATTACTGCCAGGGGAGAGATTTTCTTATAATGAATATACTGGAGCAAGAACTATAAGTAATGGATATAAAAATGCACCTGTAATAGTACAAGGTGTAGTACAAGAGGGTGTAGGTGGTGGAGTATGCCAAGTATCATCAACACTTTATAATGCAGTTTTATATGCTGGATTAGAAATAGAATCTATTAAAAATCATTCAATTCCTTCATCATATGTACCTAAAGGTAGGGATGCAACTGTTAGTTATGGCTCAATAGATTTTATATTTAAAAATAACTTGAAGTACCCTGTTTATATAAAGAATTCAGTTTATGGAAATACTTTAACTTGTACAATATATGGAAGTAAAGAAGAAAAGCAAAAAATAGAAATATTAACTAATACAGATAGTGTATCTGAAGCTCCAATTAAGAAGGTTGATGACCCAACATTACCTAAGGGAGAAGAGAAACAGTTAGAATCTGGTAGAAATGGATATACTGTGTCAACGTATAGAATATATAAAGATAATAATGGGAATGAACTTAAAAAAGAAAAGGTTTATGTATCATATTATCCTAAAAAACAAGGTGTAGTAGCAGTTGGAACAATGGATACTCCTGTAGTTGAAGAACCACAAACTCCTCCTGTAGCTGAAGTACCTTCTGATGAGATAGATTCTCCTAATGATACAACAGTTAACCAAGAACAACAAACAGAATCTGTAGTTGAAGAACAAGTAACTACTAATCCTTAA
- a CDS encoding tetratricopeptide repeat protein has protein sequence MMDKKSLDISLIQEDKSDLTFFNIDEEESNETLKALKQSYVTTNYKEETILNLQNTLNSSLNDTSKELKIQSYKNYNEALNLASRNYITTATEIIEKALELNPKDVDILNLRGLLKLLKCDFSKSFESFYTAMCYGNNELSRKYVDILSSDEFKVFLGRYNHSIRFINEDLNQESIHILNNIIEEDPNLIEPYVILTLLYDKIGNLKKKEYYLNILEQVDKDNPLLENKIHNKDEETEIVEKKTKKKINIIPYAIAGILAIGMVVYHISNKNKIEHLNAQLNKKNEKIENIDQQLSEASEKLEETNQELDKTNQQLDEAKKQEMLVASEVDLYQKAVELKASKNYADAITYFKKVIEYGKTKKYIAESIYQVAFLSEKTKNYDQAIKYYKKYINTYTKDDQYYDDAFYQLGMLYYENGDLENAKKTFYGMKSEVPDSMYNNSKVKEILSN, from the coding sequence ATGATGGATAAAAAGAGTTTAGATATATCTTTAATACAAGAAGATAAATCAGATTTAACATTTTTTAATATAGATGAAGAAGAAAGTAACGAAACATTAAAAGCATTAAAGCAAAGTTATGTTACTACTAATTATAAAGAAGAAACTATACTTAATTTACAAAATACATTAAATAGTTCTTTAAATGATACATCTAAGGAATTAAAAATACAATCCTACAAAAATTATAATGAAGCTTTAAATTTAGCAAGTAGAAATTATATTACTACAGCTACAGAAATTATAGAAAAAGCACTAGAACTTAACCCAAAGGATGTTGATATATTAAATTTAAGAGGATTATTGAAACTTTTAAAGTGTGACTTTTCAAAGTCATTTGAAAGTTTTTATACTGCTATGTGTTATGGTAATAATGAATTATCAAGAAAATATGTGGATATATTATCTTCAGATGAGTTTAAAGTATTCTTAGGAAGATATAATCACTCTATAAGATTTATAAATGAAGATTTAAATCAAGAATCTATACATATATTAAATAATATTATAGAGGAAGATCCTAATTTGATAGAACCTTATGTCATACTAACATTACTTTATGATAAAATTGGTAATTTAAAAAAGAAAGAGTATTATTTGAATATACTAGAACAAGTGGATAAAGATAATCCTTTACTTGAAAATAAAATCCATAATAAAGACGAAGAAACAGAGATTGTTGAGAAAAAAACTAAAAAGAAAATTAATATTATTCCGTATGCGATAGCGGGTATCTTAGCAATTGGTATGGTAGTTTATCATATAAGTAATAAAAATAAGATAGAACATCTAAATGCTCAATTAAATAAAAAGAATGAGAAAATAGAAAATATAGATCAACAGCTAAGTGAAGCTTCTGAAAAGTTAGAGGAAACAAATCAAGAATTAGATAAAACAAATCAGCAATTAGATGAAGCTAAGAAACAAGAAATGCTAGTTGCTAGTGAGGTAGATTTGTATCAAAAAGCGGTTGAATTAAAGGCTAGTAAAAATTATGCAGATGCTATAACGTACTTTAAGAAGGTAATTGAATATGGAAAAACTAAAAAGTATATTGCAGAATCAATATATCAAGTAGCATTTTTAAGTGAAAAAACTAAAAATTATGATCAAGCAATAAAATACTATAAAAAGTATATTAATACTTATACTAAAGATGATCAGTATTATGATGATGCATTCTATCAATTAGGAATGCTGTACTATGAAAATGGTGATCTAGAAAATGCTAAAAAGACATTTTATGGAATGAAGAGTGAAGTTCCAGATAGCATGTATAATAACTCAAAAGTAAAAGAAATTTTATCAAATTAA
- a CDS encoding CidA/LrgA family protein, protein MKILNQLAIILGLWALGEYISSFIQSVVIIPGSIIGMILLFILLKAKVIKLENINEVSNFFLDNMAIFFIPSGVSLIKSLDLISDNIFVLLITIFISTIIVMYISGKLVEIMINKKTKEN, encoded by the coding sequence ATGAAAATACTAAATCAATTGGCAATAATATTAGGTTTATGGGCCTTAGGCGAATATATTAGCTCATTTATACAAAGTGTAGTTATTATTCCAGGTAGTATTATAGGAATGATATTATTATTTATATTACTTAAAGCTAAAGTTATAAAATTAGAAAATATAAATGAAGTAAGTAATTTCTTTTTAGATAATATGGCTATATTTTTTATACCATCAGGAGTTTCGTTAATTAAATCATTAGATCTTATATCAGATAATATATTTGTATTACTGATTACAATATTTATAAGTACTATTATAGTTATGTATATATCTGGTAAATTAGTTGAGATTATGATAAATAAAAAAACTAAGGAGAATTAA